A single region of the Melospiza georgiana isolate bMelGeo1 chromosome 7, bMelGeo1.pri, whole genome shotgun sequence genome encodes:
- the C7H2orf88 gene encoding small membrane A-kinase anchor protein yields MGCIKSKAAFQGSNAVQDERIGAGGEGCAGEKSSLLAVQAEEKGPSSAAVLDYAQRLSREILEQAVKQWAVTESKYSDIPFIESDVP; encoded by the coding sequence ATGGGATGCATCAAATCCAAGGCTGCCTTCCAAGGTTCCAACGCCGTGCAGGATGAGCGGATCGGGGCAGGCGGCGAGGGCTGTGCCGGGGAGAAGTCGTCGCTGCTGGCGGTGCAGGCGGAGGAGAAGGGCCCCTCGAGCGCCGCCGTGCTGGACTACGCGCAGCGGCTCTCCCGGGAGATCCTGGAGCAGGCGGTCAAGCAGTGGGCGGTAACCGAGAGCAAGTACAGCGACATCCCCTTCATCGAGAGCGACGTGCCCTGa